The Streptomyces sp. NBC_00440 genome contains a region encoding:
- a CDS encoding esterase/lipase family protein has translation MRRGSSVLLALLGALALIWGTAPASLAAQRATERATVRAAHNPVIFVHGYNADPGVWGSMISDFKSDGYTDDQLFSWGYDTHQSVNEVLAGQFADYVNNVLRTTGASKVDLVAHSFGSLTTRWYVKFLGGTGTVDHWVSLGGPNHGTYLTWACVIWDQACRDMSPGSYVQDQLAAGDETPGAVKYATFWSECDEVIDPDSSVALDGAVNTGAGCLKHNDLLGDAGVSQGVRDFLGH, from the coding sequence ATGCGACGCGGATCCTCCGTGCTGCTCGCCCTGCTCGGCGCTCTGGCTCTGATCTGGGGCACAGCCCCCGCCTCCCTGGCCGCACAGCGAGCCACCGAGCGAGCCACCGTACGGGCGGCGCACAACCCTGTGATCTTCGTGCATGGCTACAACGCCGACCCGGGCGTCTGGGGCAGCATGATCAGCGACTTCAAGTCCGACGGCTACACCGACGACCAGTTGTTCAGCTGGGGCTATGACACGCACCAGTCCGTCAACGAGGTCCTCGCCGGGCAGTTCGCCGACTACGTCAACAACGTGCTGCGCACGACCGGAGCGTCGAAGGTCGATCTGGTCGCGCACTCCTTCGGCAGCCTGACCACCCGCTGGTACGTCAAGTTCCTCGGCGGCACCGGCACGGTGGACCACTGGGTATCCCTGGGAGGGCCGAACCACGGCACGTACCTCACCTGGGCATGTGTGATCTGGGATCAGGCGTGCCGGGACATGTCGCCGGGCTCGTACGTGCAGGACCAGCTGGCCGCCGGCGACGAGACACCGGGCGCGGTGAAGTACGCGACCTTCTGGTCGGAGTGCGACGAGGTCATCGACCCGGACAGCAGCGTCGCCCTGGACGGCGCGGTCAACACGGGCGCGGGCTGCCTGAAACACAATGACCTGCTGGGGGACGCCGGAGTGTCCCAGGGGGTAAGGGACTTCCTCGGTCACTGA
- a CDS encoding LLM class flavin-dependent oxidoreductase: MRFSVNIPNFGDFADPRTVAEVAAAAEQAGWDGLFVWDHVVHDKRERQGVPFGDPWMLLTAAALATTTLRLGTLVTPVARRRPEQLARQVATLDALSGGRVIFGAGLGGPIEDEYGSFGEPTDPRVLAGRLDEGLELLRRYWSGTPVTCEGQHYTVRDVTLLPATVQRPRPPVWIGGFWPNRPPMRRAARWDGAVPLFASAKHGQIPPVDEVRELVAYLHRLRADAHDAPFEIVVGGASPTAAARAHDVIGPLIEAGATWWDERRLQTGEGLDRFEPVMRRIEQGPPVF; encoded by the coding sequence ATGCGTTTCTCGGTCAACATTCCGAACTTCGGTGATTTCGCAGACCCCAGGACCGTGGCCGAAGTGGCCGCAGCCGCCGAACAGGCAGGCTGGGACGGGCTGTTCGTCTGGGACCACGTGGTGCACGACAAGCGCGAGCGGCAGGGCGTGCCCTTCGGGGACCCGTGGATGCTCCTGACCGCTGCGGCGCTGGCGACCACCACGCTCAGGCTGGGCACCCTGGTCACCCCGGTCGCCCGGCGCCGCCCGGAGCAGCTCGCCCGCCAGGTGGCCACCCTCGATGCCCTCAGCGGCGGCAGGGTGATCTTCGGCGCGGGGCTCGGCGGCCCGATCGAGGACGAGTACGGAAGTTTCGGCGAGCCGACCGACCCGCGGGTGCTCGCCGGGCGCCTGGACGAAGGCCTGGAGCTGCTGCGGCGCTACTGGTCGGGCACGCCCGTCACGTGCGAAGGACAGCACTACACGGTCCGCGATGTGACCCTGCTGCCCGCCACGGTGCAGCGCCCCCGCCCGCCGGTGTGGATCGGCGGATTCTGGCCCAACCGCCCGCCGATGCGCCGCGCTGCCCGCTGGGACGGCGCGGTTCCCCTCTTCGCATCGGCCAAGCACGGACAGATTCCGCCCGTCGACGAGGTGCGCGAACTGGTCGCCTACCTTCACCGGCTGCGCGCCGACGCCCACGACGCTCCCTTCGAGATCGTCGTGGGCGGCGCGAGCCCCACTGCCGCCGCCAGGGCACATGACGTGATCGGACCGCTCATCGAGGCCGGCGCCACCTGGTGGGACGAACGCCGGCTGCAGACCGGCGAAGGGCTCGACCGGTTCGAGCCGGTCATGCGCCGTATCGAACAGGGGCCACCCGTCTTCTGA
- a CDS encoding TIGR03619 family F420-dependent LLM class oxidoreductase, which yields MKFGVNILNFGPGTTPDSLVQQALDAKELGYSFAMISDHVAVTADVHEAYPAPFFDQFVLAAHLAGRVPGLTLGTTVTVIPYRHPLHTARLAANIDCLNPGGFILGAGTGWSRAEYAALGVPFTERGRIADEYLAAIRAAWTEDPTTFRGEYVSYEDVHTAPAPQSRPGLPVWVGGNSPAALRRAARLGEGWHPYLATLPAMRAALPVLAEEAERAGRAAPALVPRLQIRVTGTVIDGEHPVGHGTLDQIREDLVALADLGATHLLLDTAPDSPARRGTAEEDRRLLELLTEKVLDPVSGTIR from the coding sequence ATGAAATTCGGCGTCAACATACTCAATTTCGGTCCCGGTACCACCCCTGATTCCCTCGTCCAGCAGGCCCTGGACGCAAAGGAGTTGGGCTACTCCTTCGCGATGATCTCCGATCATGTCGCGGTGACCGCTGACGTGCACGAGGCGTATCCGGCCCCCTTCTTCGACCAGTTCGTGCTCGCGGCACACCTCGCGGGGCGGGTGCCGGGGCTCACGCTCGGGACGACCGTCACGGTGATCCCCTACCGCCACCCGCTGCACACCGCACGGCTGGCGGCCAACATCGACTGCCTGAACCCCGGAGGCTTCATCCTCGGCGCCGGGACCGGCTGGTCGCGGGCCGAATACGCCGCGCTGGGCGTGCCGTTCACCGAGCGCGGCCGGATCGCGGACGAGTATCTGGCGGCGATCCGCGCCGCCTGGACCGAGGACCCCACCACCTTCCGGGGCGAGTACGTCTCGTACGAGGACGTGCACACCGCCCCGGCCCCGCAGAGCCGGCCCGGCCTCCCCGTCTGGGTGGGCGGCAATTCACCTGCCGCCCTCAGGCGTGCGGCCCGGCTCGGGGAGGGCTGGCACCCCTATCTGGCGACGCTGCCCGCCATGCGTGCGGCGCTGCCGGTGCTCGCCGAAGAGGCGGAGCGTGCAGGACGGGCGGCCCCCGCTCTCGTGCCCCGGCTCCAGATCCGGGTCACCGGGACGGTGATCGACGGCGAGCACCCGGTGGGCCACGGCACACTCGACCAGATCCGCGAGGACCTTGTGGCGCTGGCGGACCTGGGCGCCACTCATCTGCTCCTGGACACGGCGCCCGACTCGCCTGCGCGGCGCGGCACCGCCGAGGAGGACCGCAGGCTCCTTGAGCTCCTCACCGAGAAGGTCCTGGACCCGGTGTCGGGGACCATCCGCTGA
- a CDS encoding helix-turn-helix transcriptional regulator, protein MSERAYEEMLELAVAALHERHHDRLLPLLTGHLLRSLGAGHAIRKAEEWNDGSPGLDVWTPGGMSDRTVDEDAQACIRTGSPFTDFYRATGELVPVTARSITGGRVWRNSEAAAVARETFGASSVLALPLAGRFEPIHGYLVYRQESEFTAEHLAYARRVQPLLAGVEKQCRYLRRWEEALPVADRVGAHETAGNVRLTARETTVLLLLGESLTAASIGRRLGMSVSTVHKHMGSIYRKLGTSDRLSAVLRAQRYGLLPSSAAADSGHAASGTNCRCAPADQDLR, encoded by the coding sequence GTGTCCGAGCGGGCTTACGAGGAGATGCTGGAACTGGCGGTCGCAGCCCTGCACGAACGACATCACGACAGGTTGTTACCGCTTCTTACCGGCCATCTCCTCCGCTCTCTGGGAGCCGGCCATGCGATCCGCAAAGCCGAGGAATGGAACGATGGTTCCCCGGGCCTCGACGTGTGGACACCCGGCGGGATGAGCGACCGCACCGTCGATGAGGACGCGCAGGCCTGCATCCGGACGGGTTCTCCTTTCACGGACTTCTACCGGGCAACCGGGGAGCTGGTACCCGTCACGGCCCGCAGCATTACGGGCGGACGGGTCTGGCGGAACAGTGAAGCAGCCGCCGTCGCCAGGGAGACCTTCGGCGCGAGCAGCGTTCTGGCGCTCCCGCTGGCAGGCCGGTTCGAACCCATCCACGGGTACCTGGTGTACCGGCAGGAGTCCGAGTTCACTGCGGAGCACCTCGCTTACGCACGGCGGGTACAACCGCTTCTCGCCGGTGTTGAAAAACAGTGCCGCTATCTCCGGAGGTGGGAAGAGGCGCTGCCCGTCGCTGATCGCGTCGGCGCCCATGAAACCGCCGGAAACGTGCGGCTGACGGCCAGGGAGACCACCGTTCTCCTTCTCCTGGGCGAATCGCTCACCGCTGCCTCCATCGGCAGGCGATTAGGGATGTCCGTCAGTACGGTCCACAAGCACATGGGAAGCATCTACCGGAAGCTGGGCACCAGCGACCGGCTGTCGGCTGTCTTGCGGGCGCAGCGGTACGGACTTCTGCCGAGCAGCGCCGCGGCCGACAGCGGCCACGCCGCTTCCGGCACCAACTGCCGCTGCGCACCGGCTGATCAGGACCTTCGGTGA
- a CDS encoding polysaccharide deacetylase family protein, whose product MGAPSHNPAVRTHAVYSLEDSGRRIALTFDDGPDPQYTPQVLRILAQYNVQATFCVIGENAVQYPQLLHDIANGGHAVANHSWTHPQLTKLKPAAARSELARTSDLIEKVLGAPPDWARAPYGDWNPVTLGICADLGMEPLGWSVDTNDWARPGTRSITNSVLRDVKDGSIVLCHDGGGNRSQTVAAVRNYLPRLLDSGFVPVRPEL is encoded by the coding sequence ATGGGCGCCCCCTCCCACAACCCGGCGGTCCGCACCCATGCGGTGTACTCGCTGGAGGACAGTGGCCGAAGAATCGCGCTCACCTTCGACGACGGTCCCGACCCCCAGTACACGCCCCAGGTGCTGCGCATCCTGGCCCAGTACAACGTGCAGGCGACGTTCTGCGTCATCGGTGAGAACGCCGTCCAGTACCCGCAGTTGCTGCACGACATCGCGAACGGCGGACACGCCGTCGCCAACCATTCCTGGACCCACCCCCAGCTCACCAAGTTGAAGCCGGCCGCAGCCCGGTCCGAACTCGCCCGGACCAGCGATCTGATCGAGAAGGTGCTCGGCGCTCCGCCCGACTGGGCCCGCGCACCGTACGGCGACTGGAACCCGGTCACCCTCGGGATCTGCGCCGACCTGGGCATGGAACCGCTTGGCTGGTCGGTGGACACCAACGACTGGGCGCGGCCCGGGACGCGCAGCATCACCAACTCCGTGCTGCGCGACGTCAAGGACGGCTCGATCGTGCTCTGCCACGACGGCGGCGGCAACCGGTCCCAGACGGTCGCAGCGGTCAGGAACTACCTGCCCCGGCTGCTCGACAGCGGATTCGTCCCGGTGCGGCCGGAGCTCTGA
- a CDS encoding HoxN/HupN/NixA family nickel/cobalt transporter gives MTLPESAVFAWRREDTVRTAGLLGVIAALHVVAFGVLFLLVEPGHYEVGSKAFGVGLGITAYTLGMRHAFDADHIAAIDNTTRKLMADGKRPVSVGFWFALGHSSVVVAMAALVAGGARLAGVLMNEGSDAHQVLGVVGTSVSGSFLYLIAALNLVALVGILRVFREMRAGRYDEAELETHLNSRGFMNRILGRFTKSVSRPGQMYPLGFLFGLGFDTATEVTLMVMAGSGAAAGLPWYAVLCLPLLFAAGMSLFDTLDGTFMNFAYQWAFANPVRKVFYNLAITGLSIAVAFLIGTIELISVLHDKLALQDSVTGWIAGLDLGNVGYLIVGLFVVVWAAALAYWHIARVEEKWAVRAADSS, from the coding sequence ATGACCCTGCCCGAATCCGCCGTGTTCGCCTGGCGGCGCGAGGACACCGTACGTACCGCCGGGCTCCTGGGGGTGATAGCAGCCCTCCACGTCGTCGCGTTCGGCGTTCTGTTCCTGCTGGTGGAGCCGGGCCACTACGAGGTCGGGTCCAAGGCGTTCGGGGTCGGACTCGGCATCACCGCGTACACGCTGGGGATGCGGCACGCCTTCGACGCCGACCACATCGCCGCCATCGACAACACCACGCGCAAACTCATGGCGGACGGGAAGCGCCCGGTATCGGTCGGCTTCTGGTTCGCGCTGGGGCACTCCAGCGTGGTGGTGGCCATGGCGGCGCTGGTCGCCGGGGGAGCCCGGCTCGCGGGAGTCCTCATGAACGAGGGCTCGGACGCCCACCAGGTGCTCGGCGTCGTCGGAACGAGCGTCTCGGGCTCGTTCCTGTACCTCATCGCGGCACTCAACCTGGTTGCTCTCGTGGGCATTCTGCGGGTGTTCAGGGAGATGCGCGCCGGACGTTACGACGAGGCCGAACTCGAAACACACCTGAACTCGCGCGGGTTCATGAACCGCATCCTCGGCCGGTTCACCAAGTCCGTCAGCAGGCCCGGCCAGATGTATCCGCTGGGCTTCCTCTTCGGCCTGGGCTTCGACACCGCGACCGAGGTCACCCTCATGGTGATGGCGGGCAGCGGCGCCGCAGCGGGTCTGCCCTGGTACGCCGTCCTCTGCCTGCCCCTGCTCTTCGCGGCCGGAATGAGTCTCTTCGACACACTCGACGGCACCTTCATGAACTTCGCGTACCAGTGGGCCTTCGCCAACCCGGTGCGCAAGGTGTTCTACAACCTCGCCATCACGGGCCTGTCCATCGCCGTCGCCTTTCTCATCGGCACGATCGAGTTGATCAGTGTGCTGCACGACAAGCTCGCCCTCCAGGACTCGGTGACCGGCTGGATAGCGGGCCTCGACCTCGGGAATGTCGGCTACCTCATCGTCGGACTCTTCGTCGTGGTGTGGGCCGCGGCGCTGGCGTACTGGCATATCGCCAGGGTGGAGGAGAAGTGGGCGGTGCGCGCCGCCGACAGCAGCTGA
- the cobN gene encoding cobaltochelatase subunit CobN has protein sequence MLLLLSTSDTDLLSARAADGPVAYRFANPSRLQLTDLPALLEGADLVVVRLLGGIRAWQEGLDLLLADGRPVVVLTGEQAPDAQLMEASTVPVGIAAEAHAYLAHGGPANLGQLARFLSDTVLLTGHGFEPPAAAPSWGPLERTARTTDGPTVAVLYYRAHHMSGNTAFVDALCEAVEDIGGRALPLYVASLRAPERELIETLRAADAIVTTVLAAGGTKPAQASAGGDDESWDAGALTALDVPILQALCLTGSRAVWEENDEGVSPLDAASQIAVPEFDGRLITVPFSFKEIDQDGLPAYVVDPERAARVAGIAVRHARLRHIAPADKRLALVLSAYPTKHSRIGNAVGLDTPASAVALLRRLRDQGYDFGPQDVPGLASGDGDELIRALIEAGGHDQEWLTDEQLARNPVRIPAADYRRWYATLPAALRTDVEEHWGPPPGEMFLDRSRNPEGDIVLAALRHGNLLVLIQPPRGFGENPIAIYHDPDLPPSHHYLAAYRWIAASADDGGFGADAMIHLGKHGNLEWLPGKNAGLSAACGPDAALGDLPLIYPFLVNDPGEGTQAKRRVHATLVDHLVPPMARADSYGDIARLEQLLDEYAQIASMDPAKLPAIRAQIWTLIQAAKLDHDLGLENRPDDEGFDDFIFHVDGWLCEIKDAQIRDGLHVLGNPPAGADRVNLVLAILRARQIWGGTASLPGLREALGLDEANATRTAADAAEEQARVLVEAMEAADWDPEAAVKVADGHPQAVADILGFAAREVVPRLASTTDEIDHALHALNGGFVPAGPSGSPLRGLVNVLPTGRNFYSVDPKAIPSRLAWETGQLLADSLLERYRTDNGEWPTSVGLSLWGTSAMRTSGDDVAEALALLGIRPVWDDASRRVTGLEPVPLDELGRPRIDVTLRISGFFRDAFPHTIGLLDDAVRLAASLDEPDGQNFVRAHTRADLAEHGDERRATTRIFGSRPGTYGAGILQLIDSRDWRTDADLAEVYTVWGGYAYGRELDGRPARAEMETAYKRITVAAKNTDTREHDIADSDDYFQYHGGMVATVRALRGSAPEAYIGDSTRPETVRTRTLVEETSRVFRARVVNPRWIEAMRRHGYKGAFELAATVDYLFGYDATTGVVADWMYDKLTETYVLDPVNRDFLQQANPWALHGIAERLLEAESRGMWAEPDPATLEALRQVYLETEGNLEGED, from the coding sequence CTGGTCGTCGTACGGCTCCTCGGCGGTATCCGCGCCTGGCAGGAGGGCCTCGATCTGCTCCTGGCGGACGGGCGCCCGGTCGTCGTCCTCACCGGCGAGCAGGCGCCCGACGCCCAGTTGATGGAGGCGTCCACCGTCCCGGTCGGCATCGCCGCCGAGGCCCACGCCTATCTGGCACACGGCGGGCCCGCCAACCTCGGCCAGCTCGCCCGCTTCCTCTCCGACACCGTCCTCCTCACCGGCCACGGCTTCGAGCCCCCGGCAGCCGCGCCCAGCTGGGGCCCGCTGGAACGCACCGCCCGCACCACGGACGGGCCGACCGTCGCGGTGCTCTACTACCGGGCCCACCACATGAGCGGCAACACCGCTTTCGTGGACGCCCTCTGCGAGGCCGTCGAGGACATCGGGGGCCGGGCCCTCCCGCTCTACGTCGCCTCGCTGCGCGCCCCCGAACGGGAGCTGATCGAAACGCTGCGCGCGGCGGACGCCATCGTCACCACCGTGCTGGCCGCCGGCGGGACGAAGCCCGCCCAGGCGTCCGCCGGGGGCGACGACGAGTCGTGGGACGCGGGCGCGCTCACCGCCCTGGACGTCCCCATCCTCCAGGCACTGTGCCTCACGGGTTCACGGGCCGTCTGGGAGGAGAACGACGAGGGTGTGTCGCCGCTGGACGCGGCCAGCCAGATCGCCGTGCCGGAGTTCGACGGCCGGCTCATCACGGTGCCCTTCTCGTTCAAGGAGATCGACCAGGACGGGCTCCCCGCCTACGTCGTCGACCCCGAACGGGCCGCCCGCGTCGCCGGGATCGCCGTGCGCCACGCACGGCTGCGGCACATAGCCCCCGCCGACAAGCGGCTGGCCCTGGTGCTCTCCGCGTACCCCACCAAACACTCCAGGATCGGCAACGCCGTCGGCCTCGACACCCCCGCGAGCGCCGTCGCCCTGCTGCGCCGGCTCCGCGACCAGGGGTACGACTTCGGCCCGCAGGACGTCCCCGGACTCGCGTCGGGCGACGGCGACGAACTGATCCGCGCGCTGATCGAGGCCGGCGGCCACGACCAGGAGTGGCTCACCGACGAGCAGCTCGCCCGCAACCCCGTCCGCATCCCCGCCGCCGACTACCGGCGCTGGTACGCCACGCTCCCGGCCGCGCTGCGCACCGATGTGGAGGAGCACTGGGGCCCGCCGCCCGGTGAGATGTTCCTCGACCGCAGCCGCAACCCCGAGGGCGACATCGTCCTCGCCGCCCTGCGCCACGGCAATCTGCTGGTCCTCATCCAGCCGCCGCGCGGATTCGGCGAGAACCCGATCGCGATCTACCACGACCCCGATCTGCCGCCCTCGCACCACTACTTGGCCGCGTACCGCTGGATCGCCGCCTCCGCCGACGACGGCGGCTTCGGCGCCGACGCCATGATCCACCTCGGCAAGCACGGCAACCTGGAGTGGCTGCCCGGCAAGAACGCAGGCCTGTCCGCCGCGTGCGGTCCCGACGCCGCCCTGGGTGATCTTCCCCTCATCTATCCGTTCCTGGTGAACGACCCGGGCGAGGGCACCCAGGCGAAGCGCCGGGTCCACGCCACGCTGGTCGACCACCTGGTCCCGCCGATGGCCCGCGCCGACTCGTACGGCGACATCGCACGCCTGGAACAACTCCTCGACGAGTACGCCCAGATCGCCTCCATGGACCCGGCGAAACTCCCCGCCATCCGCGCCCAGATCTGGACGCTCATCCAGGCCGCCAAGCTCGACCACGACCTGGGTCTGGAGAACCGGCCCGACGACGAGGGCTTCGACGACTTCATCTTCCACGTCGACGGCTGGCTGTGCGAGATCAAGGACGCGCAGATCCGCGACGGACTGCATGTCCTGGGCAACCCGCCCGCCGGGGCCGACCGGGTCAACCTGGTACTCGCCATCCTGCGCGCCCGCCAGATCTGGGGCGGCACTGCCTCACTGCCGGGCCTGCGCGAGGCACTCGGCCTGGACGAGGCCAACGCCACCCGCACCGCGGCCGACGCGGCCGAGGAACAGGCACGTGTCCTCGTCGAGGCGATGGAAGCGGCGGACTGGGACCCGGAGGCCGCCGTCAAGGTGGCCGACGGCCACCCGCAGGCGGTCGCCGACATCCTCGGCTTCGCGGCCCGCGAGGTCGTCCCGCGGCTGGCCTCCACCACGGACGAGATCGACCACGCCCTGCACGCGCTGAACGGCGGATTCGTCCCGGCCGGGCCCTCCGGCTCCCCGCTGCGCGGCCTGGTCAACGTCCTGCCGACCGGCCGCAACTTCTACTCCGTCGACCCCAAGGCCATTCCGTCCAGGCTCGCCTGGGAGACCGGCCAACTGCTCGCCGACTCGCTCCTGGAGCGCTACCGCACCGACAACGGCGAGTGGCCCACCTCGGTGGGGCTCTCCCTGTGGGGCACCAGCGCGATGCGCACGTCGGGCGACGACGTGGCCGAGGCCCTCGCACTGCTCGGTATCCGCCCGGTCTGGGACGACGCCTCACGCCGGGTCACCGGCCTTGAGCCGGTGCCGCTCGACGAGCTGGGCCGCCCCCGCATCGACGTCACCCTGCGCATCTCGGGCTTCTTCCGTGACGCCTTCCCGCACACCATCGGCCTGCTGGACGACGCGGTACGGCTGGCCGCGTCCCTGGACGAGCCCGACGGGCAGAACTTCGTACGCGCCCACACCCGGGCCGACCTGGCCGAGCACGGCGACGAACGCCGGGCCACCACCCGGATCTTCGGCTCGCGCCCCGGCACCTACGGCGCGGGCATCCTCCAGCTCATCGACAGCCGCGACTGGCGCACCGACGCGGACCTCGCCGAGGTGTACACGGTGTGGGGCGGCTACGCCTACGGCCGGGAACTGGACGGCCGCCCGGCCCGCGCCGAGATGGAGACCGCGTACAAGCGGATCACGGTCGCCGCGAAGAACACGGACACCCGCGAGCACGACATCGCGGACTCCGACGACTACTTCCAGTACCACGGCGGCATGGTCGCCACCGTCCGGGCGCTGCGCGGGAGCGCCCCTGAGGCGTACATCGGCGACTCCACCCGCCCCGAGACCGTCCGCACCCGCACGCTCGTGGAGGAGACCTCACGGGTCTTCCGCGCACGGGTCGTCAACCCCCGCTGGATCGAGGCGATGCGGCGGCACGGCTACAAGGGAGCCTTCGAGCTCGCCGCCACCGTCGACTACCTCTTCGGGTACGACGCCACCACCGGTGTCGTCGCCGACTGGATGTACGACAAGCTCACCGAGACGTACGTACTCGACCCGGTGAACCGCGACTTCCTCCAGCAGGCCAACCCCTGGGCCCTGCACGGGATCGCGGAACGGCTCCTGGAGGCGGAGTCCCGCGGCATGTGGGCCGAGCCGGACCCCGCGACGCTCGAAGCGCTGCGCCAGGTCTACCTGGAGACCGAGGGGAATCTGGAGGGCGAGGACTGA